A stretch of Babesia bigemina genome assembly Bbig001, chromosome : III DNA encodes these proteins:
- a CDS encoding hexokinase, putative, giving the protein MIPEISVIRQVAENIEVPYKVTHLLDADAEVRLDQIVGQLSLPIEYLKDVAQSFYGELVNGLKAHRRHRNLWLPNECSFKMLDSHITTVPTGDETGCYYAIDFGGSNLRSVRINVKGKGTMERMQSTFSLRHATALRPKGLLDRTATATELFDHFAKSIGNLMEESGDAKDSDKIYPVGFTFSFPCTMLTKRNAILLDWTKGFETGRDTNEQVEGRDIGMLMDEAFKRNKVNGRVSIILNDTVGTLMSVAYQKPQGYPECRIGLILGTGFNVCYVEHEYLRYGYVGKVINIECGNFDKELPITPVDYEIDWYTSNSGRGKMEKLIAGAYLGEIIRRNMIIYLSERATAQMWKVGTFTAVDAADILNDKSDDHAKAREIAKRCWGADFDEKSLKGLRRICEAVFDRSAGLAAAAIVATARRTLAHATSKITCAVDGSLYVKNEWYRERMLYYMEKVSRADLVGSVIMYACDDGSGKGAAIAAAMIKDDE; this is encoded by the coding sequence ATGATCCCGGAAATTTCGGTCATTCGCCAGGTGGCGGAGAACATCGAGGTCCCCTACAAGGTGACCCATTTGCTGGACGCTGACGCTGAGGTGCGTCTGGACCAAATCGTTGGCCAGCTCAGCCTTCCTATTGAGTACCTGAAGGATGTGGCGCAGAGCTTCTATGGCGAATTGGTAAACGGGTTGAAGGCACACCGCCGCCATCGTAATCTCTGGCTGCCGAACGAGTGCAGCTTCAAAATGCTTGATTCTCACATCACCACCGTCCCCACGGGCGATGAGACTGGGTGCTACTACGCCATTGACTTCGGAGGTTCTAACCTCAGGTCTGTGCGCATCAACGTGAAGGGCAAGGGTACCATGGAGCGTATGCAGTCCACGTTCAGCCTTCGTCACGCCACGGCTCTGAGGCCCAAAGGATTGCTCGACCGCACCGCCACTGCCACGGAACTTTTCGACCACTTCGCGAAGAGCATTGGCAACCTCATGGAAGAATCGGGTGACGCGAAGGACTCCGACAAGATTTACCCCGTGGGCTTCACCTTCTCCTTCCCCTGCACCATGCTCACCAAACGCAACGCCATCCTTCTCGACTGGACCAAGGGTTTCGAAACTGGTCGCGACACCAACGAGCAGGTGGAGGGCCGCGACATTGGTATGCTGATGGACGAAGCCTTCAAGCGCAACAAGGTGAACGGCAGGGTGTCCATCATTCTCAACGACACCGTCGGCACCCTCATGTCCGTGGCTTACCAGAAGCCGCAGGGCTACCCCGAATGCCGCATCGGTCTCATCTTAGGCACTGGGTTCAACGTGTGCTACGTCGAGCACGAGTACCTCCGCTATGGTTACGTTGGAAAGGTCATCAACATCGAGTGCGGTAACTTCGACAAGGAGCTGCCCATCACCCCCGTGGACTACGAAATCGACTGGTACACGTCGAACAGCGGCCGCGGCAAAATGGAGAAGCTGATTGCCGGAGCCTACCTCGGTGAAATCATCCGCCGCAACATGATCATCTACCTGAGCGAGAGGGCCACCGCCCAAATGTGGAAGGTTGGCACCTTCACCGCCGTCGACGCCGCGGACATCCTCAACGACAAATCCGACGACCACGCCAAGGCGCGCGAAATTGCGAAGAGATGCTGGGGCGCTGACTTCGACGAGAAGTCGCTGAAGGGTCTGCGCCGTATTTGTGAAGCTGTGTTCGACAGGTCGGCGGGTCTGGCCGCGGCTGCCATCGTGGCCACTGCGCGCAGGACTCTCGCCCACGCCACGAGCAAGATCACGTGCGCCGTGGATGGTTCTCTGTACGTGAAGAACGAGTGGTACCGCGAGCGCATGCTCTACTACATGGAGAAGGTATCCAGGGCCGACCTTGTCGGTTCTGTGATCATGTACgcgtgcgacgacggctctggcaAGGGTGCTGCCATTGCGGCGGCCATGATCAAAGACGACGAGTGA
- a CDS encoding Plasmodium falciparum CPW-WPC domain containing protein, putative, with product MTSLVFIVATILGCVSQTDGSRIRKSYTDTQLDLFKDIAKNLKEESEHIPTTAQVVENMKRLDDAEFKRLDERIAKETAQLSEEHSSCGTVNYERDYSHACPSEWTLQADGSCWGEHYTGPCEAIQTFKLFTKADKTKFEHRCCAFWPARGSRKRSVSTSALIGGLHGIVDPHDGHIVPPRQ from the exons ATGACGAGCCTGGTGTTCATCGTAGCTACCATACTTGGGTGTGTATCGCAAACTGACGGGTCGCGTATAAGGAAGAGTTACACAG ATACGCAACTCGACCTCTTCAAAG ATATCGCCAAGAATTTGAAGGAAGAGAGCGAGCATATACCCACCACAGCCCAAGTG GTTGAGAACATGAAACG ATTGGACGACGCGGAATTCAAAAGGCTGGACGAGCGGATTGCGAAGGAAACTGCGCAGCTCAGCGAAGAGCACAGCAG CTGTGGCACTGTAAATTACGAAAGGGATTACTCGCATGCATGTCCCTCAG AATGGACTCTGCAGGCAGACGGCTCATGCTG GGGCGAGCATTACACGGGACCGTGTGAGGCCATACAAACCTTCAAACTGTTCACTAAGGCCGACAAAACCAAATTT GAGCACAGATGCTGCGCATTCTGGCCTGCTCGCGGATCGCGTAAAAGAAGCGTTTCGACGTCGGCGCTGATCGGCGGGTTGCACGGCATC GTCGATCCGCACGACGGGCATATCGTCCCTCCACGCCAGTGA
- a CDS encoding kelch repeat domain containing protein, putative — MRCMVSIICHVYLVLAAGWLCTFVYGVQWKVLNPDDKSVTRTASAFSATTLYTFGGEWQGTYSRDLRQFDFFKKTWTSVEVGGTAPARRAGATLTKLASALYLIGGHNENGTIGSIHKYDIITNKWHNVQISGDVNFIPRSGHAACTDGQNRIFVFGGYSDEGLFLNDLYEIHLSSKSNPESNAQQIDATFKLLSTDRTITCHTDLNAGALNPSPKEHASMEIVDGVLYLFGGYSYGGSCGDGMWTFDLKTSKWTALESEMSPPPMEGMSSITMGRSVLFFGGCDFSYNSSRCYNDLWRFDTTTNKWYIIPTADDKPAARAFASIAFLNGGLVLHGGSKMDVRAFGETYQLLDMPCKDPAHTCLGRGTCSLTSCVCSSGYEGHDCGITSAPEDAVKSDDVPFYTEM, encoded by the exons ATGCGTTGCATGGTTAGCATTATCTGCCACGTCTATTTGGTGCTAGCAGCAGGATGGTTATGTACATTCGTCTACGGCGTCCAATGGAAGGTCCTTAACCCCG ACGATAAGAGTGTGACGAGAACGGCAAGCGCCTTTTCTGCCACAACGTTATATACCTTCGGAGGTGAATGGCAAG GAACGTACAGCCGAGATCTGCGGCAATTCGATTTCTTCAAGAAGACGTGGACAAGTGTGGAAGTTGGTGGAACTGCTCCCGCACGAAGGGCTGGCGCAACGCTGACCAAGCTAGCATCTGCACTGTACCTCATCGGTGGCCACAACGAAAATGGCACAATAGGAAGCATACACAAATACG ACATCATCACTAACAAGTGGCATAACGTGCAAATATCAGGCGATGTCAACTTTATCCCGAGGAGCGGACACGCGGCATGCACGGACGGCCAAAATCGCATTTTCGTCTTCGGCGGATACAGTGAT GAAGGTCTATTTCTCAATGATTTGTACGAGATACACTTGAGCTCCAAATCGAACCCTGAATCTAACGCCCAACAAATAGACGCCACCTTCAAGCTTCTAAGCACAG ATCGTACCATAACGTGTCATACAGATCTCAATGCTGGCGCTCTTAATCCATCCCCCAAGGAACACGCATCAATGGAAATTGTTGATGGCGTGCTCTACCTCTTCGGGGGGTACAGCTATGgaggcagctgcggcgacgGAAT GTGGACGTTTGATCTGAAAACTTCCAAGTGGACGGCGTTGGAGTCCGAAATGTCGCCGCCGCCCATGGAGGGAATGAGCTCGATAACAATGGGCAGGAGCGTTCTATTTTTCGGCGGCTGTGACTTCAGCTACAATTCAAGTCGATGCTACAA CGATTTGTGGCGCTTCGACACCACAACAAATAAATGGTACATCATACCAACCGCTGATGACAAACCGGCCGCACGAGCCTTCGCATCCATCGCATTCTTGAATG GTGGCTTGGTTCTACACGGAGGTTCGAAAATGGACGTTCGAGCATTCGGCGAAACATACCAGCTTCTCGATATGCCCTGTAAGGACCCCGCCCACACGTGCCTTGGTAGAG GCACATGCTCACTCACGTCTTGTGTATGTTCAAGCGGCTACGAAGGGCACGATTGTGGAATAACATCAGCGCCCGAGGACGCAGTAAAATCGGACGATGTACCATTCTACACGGAAATGTGA
- a CDS encoding RIBOSOME BINDING PROTEIN-1, putative has translation MTQIPLDTLKQCLQFLEWLHKGSRMRGSMRSRVASQLAGHASNYYNQVVYTGDLPPTVSDFLTKVNKFYAKLCNKAIAGSYETATLAEVVNALLECIPKVLAALYFLRYNVDKKFKVLGGGGWAGNNPGIDGNRYVWRWFKSDNWGGATQRYLRATKQDREFGIPTGVVPGGFEKNDLKEGWNYYSHEGYYYSENMIDDIKAILSKNGRNDYRNIFVTSIISAAGTDIANTANAVGLLVLFCSIVLKGVTHDGGEMKRKLEEDLTDNNNKKCIDWNKLTSHCRMLKSQLEGFFSDDAFSYTGEAPSIESENETKFMKETAKWFRGKLSHVVRNVNRISRDYPDVRRSNFSPINSFAANNMFPYGFIFGEKNYGTFFDGLNTLSQKWKRVIDMINTNKSLEKLKTLLEGEGCPKFEARKLNDTNASTTNSAFTKHVASETDAPHPTVNKAGESSPQAKKAEGAQNQGKKAEGAQNQGKKAEGAQNQGKKSEGAQNQGKKAEGAQNQGKKPEGAQNQGKKAEGAQNQGKKAEGAQNQGKKAEGAQNQGKKSEGAQNQGKKAEGAQNQGKKPEGAQNQGKKAEGAQNQGKKSEGAQNQGKKAEGAQNQGKKSEGAQNQGKKAEGGQNQGTEVKPDPNGTEAKSEQEPGSHQNVRVSDSQKPGAPNEVGSAVPPPPAPPSSVPAPRESAGTPDGGTPGSPGINNSSTHTGGSKVIATPQSPSRTGAGSNRSGGSRTGSDEGKGDQASASDADAVSSQGNTTTKGTDTTTSNDLGTGLSVGFKNGGSGSTGVQGSDQRSANSPNPDDKCPRSRGYRQIRLGPNSGTYCVRDDDYKRQEEINNKWYEKVKKSEDAAKRRKQDEEEKRKLQKDAHEKLQNKWHQDFIFSGGVDVYGYPLKHNPDAPLQPVFVELGGLPIMDPIKETQSNYPEAPSMIHFQQPPLADHNFPHPPVPIQHLINIPTEGALSTDKYSIHSFPTDKSGISPVKDEKRKFRESFVPTDFLDPLPPINLEVVEAYTPIKADTPPDLFIEVAKRPFADPVSVNDLDLDAPYAKTYDILRDRYQELGHATGEIKSFSDVPRTNFHLDFVQGLPGLEGYEDPGMPRDSPRQVAEHNVPLVPDTSFIQRTLELSAPHVDIDVANKWSTDTDSKPKDISLEIQHVDPLESLGLPPILPTVLVERADRSTIQNESDLPFEVSIHVPDRAVQDALHDVDLYYDHYANADSILRNEIKNAESWYGEDKDFSGLPKSNFNLDFTPAFFEYNGHQDPGIPRDPSRQVSARDLPLFPDPTQCLNPWYVDPSSKSSTFSPAPNSDHLPPPQTIRGMLFWIVGLTEYGYIERITEHVVCILEDINNASSVYQFPDSLDIAALTTSLVTKTLTDSCHFAANFLYRFKHKDVSDAFKSFFKNQDNNGFYYSPDPACLLCQLRDYVYAAHHQLQFLKAQCNRDKSHGGWQDCKYGSDITSPNSPLQAFLTDGCYSDFDTYLFDPGNICLKSRVKMGFRYEGLPDESHDGSYLSTILSPTCGGDDPLLTLSSYLNCLTRRTPRTTGELVSFFHHFGNELHLSYSKGPSNLGTALSTPHDCCPNWDHLGRPDLDAVRDFRGCQSPSSGNCHPNTLFTLLGCHIGNVHCHRHLSPITYRAYALYSPIFSHTYLSWTVYLTDRLWESLDKLLYDLDRLQCSNVRANHHCADALPLLYYHGFTPPEGMPASAVKCSDVIAKLEEVVNGDAVAKLVTCMDSFLYRIRMPFIILGFALWSAAFCLLVHAILYRRDMLRIRSHIMRCKVSHAIDVKVLLSLSRNMISLYDIEYFDDDDELTEASNTLFQ, from the coding sequence ATGACGCAGATTCCTCTCGACACTCTGAAGCAGTGTCTCCAGTTCCTGGAATGGCTGCATAAAGGCAGCCGGATGAGGGGAAGTATGCGCTCCAGAGTGGCTAGTCAACTGGCTGGGCATGCGTCTAATTATTATAACCAGGTGGTGTATACTGGAGATTTGCCACCAACAGTATCCGATTTTCTCACTAAAGTAAACAAATTTTATGCGAAATTGTGCAACAAGGCAATTGCAGGTAGTTATGAAACCGCAACCCTTGCCGAAGTTGTCAATGCTCTTCTGGAGTGCATACCTAAGGTCCTTGCTGCCCTTTACTTTTTAAGGTACAATGTCGACAAGAAATTCAAGGTACTGGGTGGCGGGGGGTGGGCAGGAAACAACCCTGGGATCGATGGGAATAGGTATGTGTGGAGGTGGTTTAAATCAGATAATTGGGGAGGTGCCACTCAGCGGTACCTCAGGGCGACGAAACAAGATCGTGAGTTTGGCATTCCCACCGGTGTAGTTCCTGGAGGCTTCGAAAAGAATGATTTGAAAGAGGGGTGGAACTACTATTCTCACGAGGGTTATTACTATTCGGAAAACATGATAGATGACATCAAGGCCATTTTGAGCAAAAACGGCCGGAACGACTATCGCAACATATTTGTCACTTCGATTATTTCTGCAGCAGGAACCGACATTGCAAACACAGCGAACGCTGTTGGCTTGCTGGTACTATTTTGTAGCATTGTGTTGAAAGGAGTTACTCATGATGGCGGTGAAATGAAACGGAAATTGGAGGAAGATTTAACTGATAACAATAATAAAAAATGCATAGATTGGAACAAGCTAACGTCTCATTGTAGAATGCTTAAATCGCAATTGGAAGGTTTTTTCAGTGATGATGCCTTTTCATACACAGGCGAGGCGCCGTCCATTGAATCAGAAAATGAGACTAAATTCATGAAGGAAACGGCGAAATGGTTTAGAGGGAAATTGTCGCATGTAGTGCGAAATGTGAATCGCATTAGTAGAGATTACCCTGACGTACGCCGTTCCAATTTTTCGCCGATTAACAGCTTTGCCGCCAATAACATGTTTCCTTACGGTTTCATATTTGGTGAGAAAAACTATGGAACGTTTTTCGACGGATTGAATACTTTGTCGCAGAAGTGGAAACGTGTAATAGATATGATTAATACGAATAAAAGTTTGGAGAAGTTGAAAACCCTTCTGGAAGGTGAGGGATGTCCAAAGTTTGAAGCGCGGAAGCTGAATGACACTAATGCTTCTACTACTAACTCTGCTTTTACAAAGCATGTGGCCTCCGAAACCGATGCACCGCATCCTACGGTCAATAAAGCTGGGGAAAGTTCACCTCAGgccaagaaagcggagggtgcacagaaccagggcaagaaagcggagggagcacagaaccagggcaagaaagcggagggagcacagaaccagggcaaaaAATCTGAGggtgcacagaaccagggcaagaaagcggagggagcgcagaaccagggcaaaaAACCTGAGggtgcacagaaccagggcaagaaagcggagggagcacagaaccagggcaagaaagcggagggagcacagaaccagggcaagaaagcggagggagcacagaaccagggcaaaaAATCTGAGggtgcacagaaccagggcaagaaagcggagggagcgcagaaccagggcaaaaAACCTGAGggtgcacagaaccagggcaagaaagcggagggagcgcagaaccagggcaaaaAATCTGAGggtgcacagaaccagggcaagaaagcggagggagcgcagaaccagggcaaaaAATCTGAGggtgcacagaaccagggcaagaaagcggagggagggCAAAATCAGGGCACGGAAGTGAAACCAGATCCGAATGGAACCGAAGCTAAAAGTGAGCAGGAGCCTGGATCTCATCAGAATGTACGTGTTTCTGACTCTCAGAAACCCGGCGCCCCAAATGAGGTGGGCTCGGCAGTGCCTCCTCCTCCAGCCCCTCCCAGCAGTGTTCCTGCACCCAGGGAATCCGCTGGTACGCCAGATGGAGGGACTCCAGGTTCACCGGGTATTAATAATTCTAGTACACACACTGGTGGTTCTAAAGTCATTGCCACTCCTCAGTCTCCAAGTCGTACGGGTGCAGGCTCTAATCGGTCTGGTGGCTCTCGTACCggtagtgatgagggaaaGGGAGACCAGGCGTCTGCTTCTGACGCTGATGCAGTAAGTAGTCAAGGCAATACTACCACCAAAGGCACCGATACAACGACATCCAATGATTTGGGTACTGGTTTAAGTGTCGGTTTTAAAAATGGAGGTAGTGGGAGCACTGGGGTTCAGGGGTCCGATCAGCGCTCTGCGAATTCTCCAAATCCCGACGACAAATGTCCACGATCCAGAGGATATAGACAGATTAGGCTCGGACCTAATAGTGGAACATACTGTGTCCGAGATGATGATTATAAGCGACAAGAAGAAATCAACAATAAGTGGTACGAAAAAGTAAAAAAAAGTGAAGATGCAGCTAAACGTAGAAAACAGGATGAAGAGGAAAAACGCAAACTGCAGAAAGATGCTCATGAAAAGCTGCAAAACAAATGGCATCAAGACTTCATATTTTCAGGAGGTGTCGACGTCTACGGTTACCCTCTTAAACATAACCCAGATGCCCCCTTACAACCCGTCTTCGTCGAACTTGGGGGGTTACCCATCATGGATCCAATAAAGGAAACACAGAGTAATTATCCAGAAGCACCGAGCATGATTCATTTCCAGCAACCTCCGCTTGCTGACCATAATTTTCCTCACCCTCCTGTGCCCATACAACACCTCATCAATATTCCCACGGAGGGAGCATTGTCGACAGACAAATACTCAATTCATTCATTTCCCACTGATAAGTCTGGAATTTCGCCAGTAAAAGATGAAAAGAGAAAATTTCGAGAATCGTTTGTCCCCACAGACTTCTTGGATCCCTTACCTCCAATAAATCTAGAAGTTGTAGAAGCGTACACTCCCATTAAAGCAGATACACCACCCGATCTTTTCATAGAGGTCGCTAAGCGCCCATTTGCCGACCCCGTGTCTGTCAATGACTTGGATTTAGATGCCCCTTATGCGAAAACATACGATATACTAAGAGATCGATACCAAGAGCTTGGTCACGCAACTGGCGAAATCAAAAGCTTTTCTGACGTGCCACGGACTAACTTCCATCTGGACTTTGTGCAGGGCCTCCCCGGACTTGAAGGGTACGAAGACCCAGGAATGCCGCGTGATTCTCCTAGACAGGTAGCTGAGCATAACGTCCCGCTAGTCCCCGATACTAGCTTTATTCAACGAACTCTGGAACTGTCAGCACCTCATGTGGATATTGATGTTGCAAACAAATGGTCGACTGATACAGATTCTAAGCCTAAGGACATATCCTTGGAAATACAGCATGTTGATCCTCTTGAATCGCTGGGGTTACCGCCTATTCTGCCTACAGTTCTCGTCGAACGAGCAGATCGCTCAACGATTCAAAATGAAAGCGATCTCCCATTTGAAGTTTCTATCCACGTCCCCGATCGTGCAGTCCAAGATGCCCTACACGATGTAGACTTATATTATGACCATTACGCGAACGCGGACAGTATCTTGCGaaatgaaattaaaaatGCTGAATCCTGGTACGGGGAAGACAAGGACTTTTCTGGACTGCCAAAAAGTAATTTCAATCTTGACTTCACCCCGGCATTTTTTGAATATAATGGGCACCAAGATCCCGGGATACCGCGGGATCCTTCACGGCAGGTGTCTGCCCGGGATCTTCCACTCTTTCCGGATCCTACTCAATGTCTTAACCCATGGTATGTGGACCCTTCATCCAAGTCGTCAACATTCTCTCCTGCTCCAAACTCCGACCATCTGCCCCCGCCTCAAACTATCAGGGGAATGCTCTTCTGGATCGTAGGCTTGACTGAATATGGTTATATTGAGAGGATTACGGAGCATGTGGTATGCATTTTGGAGGATATTAACAACGCCAGCAGTGTCTACCAGTTTCCAGATAGCCTTGATATCGCCGCCTTGACCACTTCCCTGGTAACCAAAACCCTTACAGACTCGTGCCACTTCGCGGCCAACTTTCTCTACAGGTTTAAGCATAAAGACGTTTCGGATGCTTTTAAATCCTTTTTCAAAAATCAAGATAACAATGGGTTTTATTATTCCCCTGACcccgcctgcctcctcTGTCAGCTGCGGGACTACGTCTACGCCGCTCACCACCAGTTGCagttcctgaaggcgcagtgtaatCGGGATAAGTCACatggtggttggcaggATTGTAAGTACGGTAGTGACATCACTTCTCCCAACTCCCCTCTCCAGGCCTTCCTGACTGATGGGTGTTACTCGGACTTCGACACTTATCTCTTCGATCCGGGCAACATCTGTCTTAAGAGCCGTGTCAAAATGGGATTTCGATACGAGGGTTTGCCTGATGAATCCCATGATGGCAGCTATCTATCCACCATCCTGTCTCCCACTTGTGGCGGTGACGACCCCTTATTGACGTTATCGTCTTATCTCAACTGCCTTACCAGAAGGACGCCGAGGACCACCGGGGAACTTGTCTCATTCTTCCATCATTTCGGAAATGAGCTGCACTTATCATATTCGAAAGGGCCGTCAAACCTGGGCACCGCTCTCTCCACTCCACACGACTGCTGCCCCAATTGGGATCATCTCGGTCGCCCCGACCTCGACGCTGTGCGTGACTTCCGGGGTTGTCAATCTCCCAGCTCTGGCAACTGTCACCCCAATACACTGTTCACGCTGCTtgggtgccacattggcaaCGTTCACTGCCATAGACATTTGTCGCCAATCACCTACCGGGCATATGCCCTGTACTCTCCTATCTTCTCACAtacctacctcagctggacggtATATCTAACCGACAGACTGTGGGAGTCACTCGACAAGCTGCTTTATGATCTAGACAGGCTCCAATGTTCAAACGTTAGAGCCAACCATCACTGTGCCGATGCGCTGCCACTCCTCTACTatcacgggttcacgccgccggagggcATGCCAGCATCTGCAGTGAAGTGTTCGGACGTCATCGCCAAGCTGGAGGAAGTGGTCAACGGCGACGCTGTTGCAAAGCTTGTGACCTGCATGGACTCCTTCCTGTACAGGATCAGGATGCCTTTCATCATACTTGGATTCGCACTTTGGTCTGCCGCATTCTGCCTTCTCGTTCACGCAATACTGTATCGTCGGGACATGCTGCGCATTCGTTCTCACATCATGCGCTGCAAGGTATCACACGctatcgacgtcaaggtgctgctCTCTCTAAGCAGAAATATGATCTCACTTTACGACATCGAatacttcgacgacgacgatgaacTCACTGAAGCATCGAACACACTTTTTCAATGA